A genomic stretch from Bdellovibrionales bacterium includes:
- the hflX gene encoding GTPase HflX, with protein sequence MTQNQVHIKASDRAIVVGVGLKTEPLSEIKENLLELEELVSAAGGEIVGSVIQTLPAWNPATLIGSGKVEEIREMVREANANLVVLDHHLTGVQSRNLAQSMGTRVIDRNQLILDIFAQRAQTFEGKLQVELAQLLDQMPRMVGAWMESLSRQGGGIGTRGPGETALESDRRRIREKVALIRKKLESVSKNRQQHRNSRRRHEIPSFALIGYTNSGKSSLLNRLTGSQVMAKNQVFATLDPTTRKIFLPEGPPAVVTDTVGFIRKLPPQLIEAFKATLEESAEADVLLHVIDLSSPNMLRQIEVVEALIKEFNWQDKKIIHVFNKCDVAPIEKQFQVRLYPRVFVSALTGQGMEQLKKLMVESIQGMQTDVQLYFPRSEEFKIYDLDRETKILRKETATEGTVCYTQLTPALITRWKDYIVK encoded by the coding sequence TTGACTCAAAACCAAGTCCATATCAAAGCCAGTGATCGTGCGATTGTCGTTGGTGTAGGTCTCAAGACCGAACCTCTTTCTGAAATCAAAGAAAATCTTTTAGAACTCGAAGAACTTGTCAGTGCCGCGGGTGGAGAAATTGTTGGGTCTGTGATCCAAACTCTGCCGGCGTGGAATCCTGCGACCTTAATTGGTTCCGGAAAGGTCGAAGAAATCCGCGAGATGGTGCGCGAAGCAAATGCAAACCTTGTGGTTCTTGACCACCACCTCACCGGCGTCCAAAGCCGTAACTTGGCGCAATCCATGGGCACGCGTGTGATTGACCGCAATCAGCTTATTTTAGATATTTTTGCTCAGCGGGCGCAGACCTTCGAAGGTAAACTTCAAGTAGAACTTGCACAGTTGCTTGATCAAATGCCCCGCATGGTCGGTGCGTGGATGGAATCTCTGTCTCGTCAAGGGGGCGGTATCGGGACGCGAGGTCCTGGTGAAACAGCGCTCGAGAGTGACCGCCGCCGCATCCGCGAAAAAGTTGCGCTGATTCGTAAGAAACTCGAGTCGGTGAGCAAAAACCGTCAGCAACATAGAAACTCGCGACGCCGTCACGAGATCCCAAGTTTTGCTTTGATCGGATACACGAACTCCGGAAAGAGCTCTTTGCTCAACCGCCTCACCGGCTCGCAGGTGATGGCCAAGAATCAAGTGTTTGCAACCTTGGACCCGACAACGCGAAAGATCTTCCTGCCGGAAGGGCCTCCAGCTGTTGTCACCGACACCGTAGGATTTATCCGCAAACTTCCACCACAGTTGATTGAAGCTTTTAAAGCGACACTTGAAGAAAGTGCCGAAGCTGATGTGCTTTTGCATGTCATTGACTTATCTTCGCCCAACATGCTTCGTCAGATCGAAGTGGTTGAGGCCCTGATTAAAGAATTCAACTGGCAGGATAAGAAAATCATCCATGTCTTCAATAAGTGTGATGTGGCGCCGATTGAAAAACAATTTCAGGTGCGCCTCTACCCGCGTGTGTTTGTGAGTGCGCTGACCGGCCAAGGGATGGAGCAGTTGAAAAAGCTCATGGTGGAAAGCATTCAAGGCATGCAAACCGATGTGCAGCTCTACTTCCCGCGCAGTGAAGAATTTAAAATTTACGATCTGGATCGTGAGACCAAAATCCTTCGCAAAGAGACGGCAACGGAAGGTACTGTGTGTTATACGCAGTTGACTCCGGCACTCATCACGCGCTGGAAAGACTACATCGTTAAGTAG
- a CDS encoding DUF1428 domain-containing protein encodes MAKYIDGFVIPIKKKNLKIYKKMAAIGCKVWMDHGALDYYESVGDDLKTPWGVTFPKMCKLKSDETVIFAFVVYKSKAHRNQVNKKVHADPRMQMEGVEMPFDIKRFAVGGFTVLVEPK; translated from the coding sequence ATGGCTAAGTATATTGATGGATTTGTGATTCCGATCAAAAAGAAAAACTTAAAGATTTATAAGAAAATGGCGGCTATTGGGTGCAAAGTTTGGATGGATCATGGGGCCCTCGATTACTATGAAAGCGTCGGTGATGATCTGAAAACGCCGTGGGGTGTTACTTTCCCTAAGATGTGCAAACTTAAATCTGATGAAACTGTGATCTTTGCCTTCGTCGTTTACAAATCAAAAGCTCATCGCAATCAGGTGAATAAAAAAGTTCACGCCGATCCTCGTATGCAAATGGAAGGCGTCGAGATGCCTTTTGATATAAAACGTTTCGCGGTCGGCGGATTTACCGTCCTGGTTGAGCCGAAATAA
- a CDS encoding transposase — MKNSSSLLFDYHDSGTTKRKYGRTTHGGVDSKGRRKEYRPLSEKKWIHLTLKSEKAKGPWSFLTPKNQQIIREILKSKSKKWGVQIAEVVNVGNHLHIKLKFKYREGFQNFLRSVTALIARKITNARRGHAAGKFWQGLAFTRVIKTRIEELQLRGYFKANRLQAAKGQKAREEYLQKFNDWITCMRQGTA, encoded by the coding sequence ATGAAAAACTCTTCTTCTCTACTTTTTGATTATCATGACTCAGGTACTACAAAACGTAAGTACGGAAGAACTACGCATGGGGGAGTTGATTCAAAAGGTCGGCGTAAAGAATACCGTCCGCTTTCAGAAAAGAAATGGATTCACCTCACCCTTAAGTCAGAAAAAGCAAAAGGCCCATGGAGCTTCCTCACCCCAAAGAACCAACAAATCATCCGCGAAATCCTTAAATCCAAATCAAAAAAATGGGGAGTACAGATCGCTGAAGTCGTCAACGTCGGGAATCACCTTCACATCAAGCTTAAATTCAAATACCGCGAAGGCTTTCAGAACTTCCTAAGATCCGTAACAGCCCTCATCGCAAGAAAAATCACCAACGCCCGCCGTGGACATGCTGCCGGTAAGTTCTGGCAAGGCCTCGCCTTCACCCGCGTGATCAAAACCCGCATCGAAGAACTCCAGCTCCGTGGCTACTTCAAAGCAAACCGCCTTCAAGCCGCCAAAGGCCAGAAGGCGCGCGAGGAGTACTTACAGAAATTCAACGACTGGATCACCTGCATGCGGCAAGGAACTGCGTGA
- a CDS encoding transglutaminase domain-containing protein yields the protein MKALIFTILMVASSAIAQNVSPKILTSNSSFQMPGIVPAGTRWLLVEIQKNGETSSQTLFWPSFAAGGAALPRIVLVRGPGDYTIHVFTTDGASYIQSAYKFLASYEVVNSDRTDRLYLADSLEIQASHPEIQKAAAEMTSVAKTDLEKSRAIHTWVTANIAYDQPHANDRTFDQQPGDALSVLRSKVAVCLGYANLTAALHRALGIKTRVVVGKLIGQREDNMTPAEICQAKGSFHAWNEALVDGRWVNIDTTLDAGHEDGYTRTFVRAVGEKYFDTPPGLFALTHIKCWDETE from the coding sequence ATGAAGGCATTGATTTTTACTATTTTAATGGTGGCGTCGAGCGCCATCGCTCAAAACGTTTCGCCGAAAATTTTAACTTCTAACAGCAGCTTTCAGATGCCCGGCATTGTTCCTGCCGGGACTCGCTGGTTGTTGGTGGAGATTCAAAAAAACGGCGAGACGTCTTCTCAAACTCTTTTTTGGCCCTCCTTTGCGGCCGGCGGAGCTGCTCTGCCTCGGATAGTGCTCGTTCGCGGGCCTGGCGATTATACTATTCACGTATTTACCACCGATGGGGCAAGTTACATCCAGAGTGCTTATAAGTTTTTAGCGAGCTATGAGGTTGTGAATAGTGATCGCACGGATCGTTTGTACTTGGCGGACTCATTGGAGATTCAAGCAAGTCATCCAGAGATTCAAAAGGCGGCGGCTGAAATGACTTCGGTGGCAAAAACGGACTTGGAAAAGTCCCGGGCGATCCATACCTGGGTGACGGCCAATATTGCTTACGATCAACCGCATGCGAACGACCGAACTTTTGATCAGCAACCAGGGGATGCGCTCTCTGTGCTTCGCTCGAAGGTAGCGGTCTGTCTTGGTTATGCGAACCTCACGGCAGCCTTGCACCGGGCTCTGGGGATCAAAACGCGGGTCGTGGTCGGAAAGCTCATCGGGCAGCGCGAAGATAATATGACGCCGGCGGAAATCTGTCAGGCGAAGGGGTCTTTTCATGCGTGGAATGAAGCTTTGGTCGATGGCCGCTGGGTGAATATCGATACGACTCTCGATGCCGGTCACGAAGATGGATACACACGCACCTTCGTGCGGGCAGTGGGCGAAAAGTATTTTGATACTCCTCCGGGACTGTTCGCTTTAACGCACATTAAGTGCTGGGACGAAACCGAATAA
- a CDS encoding acyl-CoA thioesterase, with protein sequence MTQLVLPTHINALGSIFGGTIMSWIDIAAAIAAQRHSNKEVVTASIDSLSFIAPVYKGWVVNLKASVNFTSRTSMEVGVRVDAENPKTGEVFHTASAYTTFVALGSNGKPTEVPGLVCETPDEKRRYDEGKRRREERLAHRKNP encoded by the coding sequence ATGACCCAATTAGTTTTACCGACCCATATCAACGCCTTGGGATCTATCTTCGGTGGAACCATCATGTCGTGGATCGACATCGCCGCTGCGATCGCAGCCCAACGTCACTCCAATAAAGAAGTCGTCACTGCAAGTATTGATTCTTTGAGTTTTATTGCGCCAGTTTACAAAGGCTGGGTCGTAAACCTGAAAGCATCAGTGAATTTCACTTCTCGTACTTCGATGGAAGTCGGAGTTCGTGTCGATGCTGAGAATCCAAAGACGGGCGAAGTCTTCCATACCGCCTCTGCATACACCACATTCGTCGCTTTAGGTTCTAACGGTAAGCCCACGGAAGTGCCCGGCTTAGTCTGTGAAACTCCAGACGAGAAGCGACGTTATGACGAAGGCAAGCGCCGTCGTGAAGAGCGTCTTGCTCATCGTAAGAATCCATAG
- a CDS encoding response regulator transcription factor, producing the protein MLRDVLIQKGLSNREAEVAELVSKGLSNKEVANQLFVTEKTVKFHLTNIYKKMNVKSRAQLIVWCLPHLGFVENEVRTETNINQGVAAAAYNNQATQTIPAGHTTVAGATTLPGAQNGIGRNGNGDIGAGM; encoded by the coding sequence ATGCTCAGAGATGTCCTGATTCAAAAAGGTCTTTCTAATCGTGAGGCTGAAGTTGCTGAATTAGTAAGCAAAGGCTTGTCCAACAAGGAAGTTGCGAACCAGCTTTTTGTCACAGAAAAAACTGTGAAATTTCACCTGACAAATATCTACAAAAAAATGAACGTGAAGTCACGTGCCCAATTGATCGTTTGGTGCTTGCCTCACCTTGGTTTCGTCGAGAACGAAGTTCGTACAGAGACGAATATCAATCAAGGAGTTGCAGCAGCGGCTTACAACAATCAAGCCACTCAAACAATCCCTGCTGGTCACACGACAGTAGCGGGTGCTACGACTCTTCCGGGCGCTCAAAATGGTATCGGCCGCAATGGTAACGGCGATATCGGCGCAGGCATGTAA
- a CDS encoding response regulator codes for MFPNDTKFLVVDDFATMRKIIKKVLNELGYTNVEEADDGKNALPMLQAAATSGQPYGFVISDWNMPGMTGIDLLKACKADANLKNMPFMLVTAESEQKHILEAAKAGVSDYVVKPFNAATLKAKMERVYQRHSAAPAAKAS; via the coding sequence ATGTTTCCTAACGACACCAAATTTCTAGTGGTCGATGATTTCGCAACAATGCGTAAAATTATCAAAAAAGTCCTGAATGAGCTTGGCTACACGAACGTAGAAGAGGCTGATGACGGCAAAAACGCACTTCCGATGCTGCAAGCCGCAGCGACTTCGGGCCAGCCTTATGGCTTTGTGATCTCCGACTGGAATATGCCAGGTATGACTGGAATCGACCTTCTGAAAGCCTGTAAAGCCGACGCAAACCTTAAAAATATGCCTTTCATGTTGGTCACCGCAGAATCCGAGCAAAAACACATTTTGGAAGCTGCTAAAGCCGGCGTCTCTGACTATGTTGTAAAACCATTTAATGCAGCGACTTTGAAAGCAAAAATGGAAAGAGTTTACCAGCGCCACTCTGCTGCCCCTGCAGCCAAAGCCTCTTAA
- a CDS encoding chemotaxis protein CheX, whose protein sequence is MSAAPKTVPEANPLFDKKLLQAFVDGVLKTLATIAQTEAKVGKPYIEPEMTEKGEIAGMVGMVAPPLKGTLLISFNKESIFQIMENMLGEKHTEINKDVSDAVGELTNMIYGTAKTALNQMGYNFEMAIPSVIRGEFVLSKSSKGATLVIPFELKNNSVFHVKITVQM, encoded by the coding sequence ATGTCTGCCGCACCTAAAACTGTCCCAGAGGCGAATCCACTCTTTGATAAGAAGCTCCTTCAAGCTTTTGTCGACGGCGTTTTAAAGACCCTCGCTACGATTGCCCAAACAGAAGCAAAAGTTGGAAAACCTTATATTGAGCCGGAAATGACTGAAAAAGGCGAAATCGCCGGAATGGTCGGAATGGTGGCTCCTCCTTTGAAGGGCACCCTGCTCATTTCATTCAATAAAGAATCTATTTTCCAGATCATGGAGAACATGCTCGGCGAAAAGCACACTGAAATTAATAAAGATGTTTCAGATGCTGTCGGCGAATTAACGAACATGATCTATGGGACCGCAAAGACCGCACTCAACCAAATGGGATATAATTTTGAGATGGCAATCCCTTCGGTGATTCGCGGAGAGTTCGTTCTTTCTAAATCATCAAAAGGAGCAACTCTCGTTATTCCGTTCGAATTGAAGAACAACTCCGTCTTTCACGTAAAGATTACTGTGCAAATGTAA
- a CDS encoding CCA tRNA nucleotidyltransferase: protein MNIQSHPHWPALEKIYHKLVDNGYKAYLAGGCVRDALLNKTANDLDLATDATPEAIEKLFPKTVAVGKAFGVMLVIEDGISFEVATFRSDGNYADGRRPDSVVFTTPEEDALRRDFTVNALFYDLNQGRVLDFVGGLKDLADKKIKAVGNPEERFREDHLRLLRAVRFAAQLDFAIEPETFTAVKQLANSVKTVSAERIHEESFKLLKSTNPLRGLQLLHESGLGKVLFPGWQNIYAKSQKEYQLLFANPSKDEAFLWFAFLTPWALQKDLEWQWIIDTYRFSRILQKTLKRALEYVENPKHFFLATPGEQLALLGDESVRLFIRVCQLLGIESRGADLMMKQWQAWGEKMPEAWVKGDDLKGHFEGRELGIWLHKLFVMQLEGRFHSREEMMAQLPNFLKT, encoded by the coding sequence ATGAATATCCAATCTCACCCGCATTGGCCAGCGCTAGAAAAAATTTATCATAAATTGGTCGATAATGGCTACAAGGCCTATTTGGCCGGCGGCTGCGTGCGGGATGCGCTTCTGAATAAGACAGCCAATGACTTGGACCTTGCGACGGATGCCACCCCTGAAGCCATTGAAAAGCTTTTCCCAAAGACTGTGGCGGTCGGGAAGGCCTTCGGGGTCATGCTCGTTATCGAAGACGGGATTTCGTTTGAAGTGGCCACCTTCCGCTCAGATGGCAACTATGCTGATGGCCGGCGCCCTGATTCGGTGGTGTTCACAACGCCAGAAGAGGACGCTCTTCGCCGTGATTTTACAGTGAATGCGCTCTTCTATGATCTTAACCAAGGTCGAGTTCTGGATTTCGTTGGAGGTCTCAAGGACTTAGCTGATAAAAAAATCAAAGCTGTTGGAAATCCCGAGGAGAGATTCCGCGAAGATCATCTTCGTTTGCTCCGGGCTGTGCGTTTTGCCGCCCAGTTGGATTTTGCAATAGAGCCTGAAACGTTCACGGCCGTTAAGCAACTTGCAAACTCTGTCAAAACCGTCAGTGCTGAGCGCATTCACGAAGAGAGTTTTAAGTTGTTAAAATCCACGAATCCTTTACGGGGTTTGCAGCTCTTGCACGAAAGTGGTTTGGGGAAAGTGCTCTTTCCAGGATGGCAAAATATCTATGCGAAATCTCAAAAAGAGTATCAGCTTTTGTTCGCAAACCCATCAAAGGACGAAGCTTTTTTGTGGTTCGCGTTCTTAACTCCGTGGGCTTTACAAAAGGATCTCGAATGGCAATGGATCATCGATACTTATAGATTCTCGCGAATACTCCAGAAGACTTTGAAGAGAGCGCTGGAATATGTTGAAAATCCAAAGCATTTCTTCCTCGCCACTCCGGGAGAGCAATTGGCACTTTTGGGAGATGAATCCGTCAGGCTTTTCATTCGCGTCTGTCAATTGCTGGGGATTGAGTCCCGCGGGGCTGATTTGATGATGAAGCAATGGCAGGCCTGGGGTGAAAAGATGCCCGAGGCTTGGGTGAAGGGTGATGATCTTAAAGGACACTTTGAAGGACGTGAGCTAGGTATCTGGCTTCACAAGCTTTTTGTTATGCAATTGGAAGGTCGCTTCCATTCCCGCGAAGAGATGATGGCTCAGTTGCCGAACTTCTTAAAGACCTGA
- the queG gene encoding tRNA epoxyqueuosine(34) reductase QueG, with translation MKHEDLQNFLDAKSKELGFSHFGMSALTRPLSFEVYQNWLSEGLHGKMEYLATHAPIKEKPQTQWPRAHSALVFAVPYFPHPMPTEKFPLKESRVSLYAQGYDYHLWFKMKLQTLCDEFKSLFPGEEFVPMTDSSPVLERDLAYRAGLGWVGKNTCVIHPKKGSLFFIGEVYTSLAVKSDVVPVHDFCGTCTRCMDICPTNAITEERKLDARKCISYLTIESREVPPVELREKIGDWLFGCDLCQTVCPWNQKAFKNQLSVESVQSKTDDAKAALEEELRWLLTSSGKHLEKSLLGTPLSRAGGFGLKRNALIVTANRKIKALLPEVEALFNHPKLGDLAQWTAAHLNHP, from the coding sequence ATGAAGCATGAAGACCTCCAAAATTTTTTAGATGCAAAGTCCAAAGAACTTGGCTTTTCGCACTTTGGAATGAGCGCTCTGACTCGTCCCCTCAGCTTTGAAGTTTATCAGAATTGGCTCAGCGAAGGTTTGCACGGCAAAATGGAATACCTCGCCACCCACGCCCCGATTAAAGAAAAGCCGCAGACCCAGTGGCCGCGAGCACATTCAGCCCTGGTCTTTGCCGTTCCCTATTTTCCGCACCCAATGCCGACCGAGAAATTCCCGCTAAAAGAATCCCGCGTGAGTTTGTATGCCCAGGGATATGACTATCACCTGTGGTTTAAGATGAAATTGCAAACCTTGTGCGACGAATTCAAGAGTCTTTTTCCAGGGGAAGAGTTCGTGCCGATGACGGACAGCAGTCCCGTACTAGAACGCGATCTCGCGTACCGTGCGGGCCTTGGCTGGGTCGGCAAAAATACTTGCGTGATTCATCCCAAAAAAGGCAGTTTGTTTTTTATCGGCGAGGTCTACACAAGCCTTGCAGTGAAATCGGATGTGGTGCCTGTGCACGACTTCTGCGGCACCTGCACTCGTTGCATGGACATTTGCCCAACGAATGCGATCACAGAGGAACGCAAACTCGACGCGCGCAAATGCATTTCGTACCTCACCATCGAATCCCGCGAGGTGCCGCCGGTGGAGCTGCGCGAGAAAATCGGCGACTGGCTTTTTGGCTGCGACCTTTGCCAAACGGTTTGCCCGTGGAACCAGAAGGCTTTCAAAAATCAGCTAAGCGTGGAGTCTGTGCAAAGCAAAACCGACGACGCAAAAGCCGCTCTCGAAGAGGAGCTCCGCTGGCTACTGACAAGCTCAGGCAAACACCTCGAAAAATCCTTGCTAGGCACCCCTCTGTCACGCGCAGGAGGCTTTGGCTTAAAGCGCAACGCCCTGATCGTCACAGCCAACCGCAAAATCAAGGCCCTTCTTCCAGAAGTAGAGGCCCTCTTCAATCACCCAAAACTCGGCGACCTCGCCCAGTGGACGGCCGCACACCTAAACCACCCATAG
- a CDS encoding transposase: MKNSSSPLFDYHDSDTTKRKYGRTTHGGVDSKGRRKEYRPLSEKKWTHLTLKSEKAKGPWSFLTPKNQQIIREILKSKSKKWGVQIAEVVNVGNHLHIKLKFKYREGFQNFLRSVTALIARKITNARRGHASGKFWQGLAFTRVIKTKLEELQLRGYFKANRLQAAKGQRAREEYLQKFNEWITRIRQGTA; this comes from the coding sequence ATGAAAAACTCCTCCTCCCCACTTTTTGATTATCATGACTCTGATACTACAAAACGTAAGTACGGAAGAACCACTCATGGGGGAGTTGATTCAAAAGGTCGGCGTAAAGAATACCGTCCACTTTCAGAAAAGAAATGGACTCACCTCACCCTTAAGTCAGAAAAAGCAAAAGGCCCATGGAGCTTCCTCACTCCAAAGAACCAACAAATCATCCGCGAAATCCTTAAATCCAAATCAAAAAAATGGGGCGTACAAATCGCTGAAGTCGTCAACGTCGGGAATCACCTTCACATCAAGCTTAAATTCAAATACCGAGAAGGCTTTCAGAACTTCCTAAGATCCGTAACAGCCCTCATCGCACGAAAAATCACCAACGCTCGCCGTGGGCATGCCTCTGGGAAATTCTGGCAAGGCCTCGCCTTCACTCGCGTAATTAAGACAAAACTCGAAGAACTCCAGCTCCGTGGCTACTTCAAAGCCAACCGCCTTCAAGCTGCCAAAGGCCAGAGAGCGCGCGAGGAGTACTTACAGAAATTCAATGAATGGATCACCCGAATACGGCAAGGAACTGCGTAA
- a CDS encoding HNH endonuclease has protein sequence MLFCSKHRSKSSALLLMLFVGLSFATPFATAQQDTSHNSIIDTTAANDTAIVDDFYTIDEVQPTFAPVVQSPEQPLQPVDQSQQEVQQPQPDPRNMSPLEALSNRQFVEYARAVAVNLLRWTYHEQTPSRPTMKYDRKLHFGRWINDPNDQTCYNTRARVLIRDSETQVSFKDTNHCVVEKGRWADPYAGDVLRESKQIQIDHMVPLKNAYISGAWEWNFQTRCTYANYMGNKFHLITASGHENMSKGDGTPEKYIPPNQNYRCEYLENWLKIKLIWKLKMARGEVDAIRQAIQESGCDGRKFRMSSLELKRQRQMIYENRYNCPAR, from the coding sequence ATGTTATTCTGTTCGAAACACAGGTCAAAATCATCAGCACTTCTGCTGATGTTGTTCGTGGGTCTCAGCTTTGCAACTCCGTTTGCAACAGCTCAACAAGACACTTCACATAACAGCATCATCGATACCACCGCCGCGAACGACACTGCCATCGTCGATGACTTTTATACCATCGACGAAGTGCAACCGACTTTCGCACCCGTTGTTCAATCTCCTGAACAACCCCTGCAGCCGGTGGACCAAAGCCAACAAGAAGTTCAACAACCCCAACCAGACCCTCGAAACATGTCCCCGCTCGAAGCTCTCTCGAACCGCCAGTTCGTGGAGTACGCTCGCGCCGTGGCTGTGAACTTGCTCCGTTGGACGTACCACGAGCAAACGCCGTCTCGTCCGACGATGAAGTACGATCGCAAACTCCACTTTGGCCGCTGGATCAACGATCCTAACGACCAAACTTGCTACAACACCCGCGCCCGCGTTTTGATCCGCGACTCCGAAACGCAAGTGTCTTTCAAGGACACTAATCACTGCGTGGTTGAAAAAGGCCGCTGGGCAGACCCTTACGCCGGCGACGTTCTTCGTGAATCAAAGCAAATTCAGATCGACCACATGGTCCCACTCAAAAACGCTTACATCTCTGGTGCGTGGGAGTGGAACTTCCAAACTCGTTGCACTTACGCGAACTACATGGGGAATAAATTCCACCTCATTACAGCCAGCGGTCATGAAAACATGAGCAAGGGCGACGGCACTCCTGAAAAGTACATTCCGCCGAACCAGAATTATCGCTGCGAATACTTGGAAAACTGGCTCAAGATCAAACTCATCTGGAAACTTAAAATGGCTCGCGGCGAAGTGGATGCCATCCGCCAAGCGATTCAAGAAAGCGGTTGCGACGGACGCAAGTTCAGAATGTCCAGCCTTGAGCTGAAACGTCAGCGTCAGATGATCTATGAAAACCGCTACAACTGCCCCGCTCGCTAA
- a CDS encoding RluA family pseudouridine synthase, with translation MKTATTAPLAKIPILYEDEILVVVDKPAGIPTQATLDKRRPHTYGLLHAQLREAQPDAYLAMHHRLDKDTSGVLLFCKDQKYNQQISDMFKRHEFEKIYWALTVPGKCKDSWQVKNYLTEKPAPRSQRRKMHSVRSGGLPAVTDFRRLETKKKGLLIEAKPRTGRMHQIRVHLAEAGLPILGDDLYNTPEGAKKAPRMMLHAYQLIFQHPHTREMLTITSPPPADFLKTLEKL, from the coding sequence ATGAAAACCGCTACAACTGCCCCGCTCGCTAAGATCCCGATCCTCTACGAGGACGAGATTTTAGTGGTCGTGGATAAGCCCGCGGGAATCCCTACGCAAGCTACTCTCGACAAACGACGCCCGCACACCTACGGGCTTTTGCATGCTCAGCTCCGCGAAGCCCAGCCGGACGCTTACCTGGCCATGCACCATCGCCTTGATAAGGACACCTCTGGCGTCCTGCTCTTCTGCAAAGACCAAAAGTACAACCAGCAGATCAGTGACATGTTTAAGCGCCATGAATTTGAAAAGATCTATTGGGCGCTCACAGTGCCCGGCAAATGCAAGGACTCGTGGCAGGTGAAGAATTACCTCACAGAGAAACCTGCCCCCCGTAGCCAGCGCCGTAAGATGCACAGCGTGCGTTCTGGAGGTCTCCCGGCAGTGACTGATTTTCGGAGGCTTGAAACAAAGAAAAAAGGCCTCTTGATTGAGGCCAAACCGCGTACGGGACGCATGCATCAGATCCGGGTGCATTTGGCTGAGGCGGGTCTCCCCATCCTTGGGGACGACCTTTACAACACGCCTGAGGGCGCTAAGAAAGCTCCTAGGATGATGTTGCACGCTTATCAGCTGATCTTTCAACATCCACACACCCGAGAGATGCTGACGATCACCAGTCCGCCTCCAGCAGACTTTTTAAAAACGCTTGAAAAGTTATAA
- a CDS encoding response regulator, with translation MFSHSRKSILKFLAQIQQSSHGNGQPSAYENGANTAADILSNSYELNAQEVLKMQNQDSEISDREGGVDLSFFKVLVAEDNLINQKIVQKMLQKMDVRFKIVNNGTEVLEALRNDYFDMVLMDCYMPQMSGFEAAALIRASQERFASIPLIACSAGLMEDDIVTSREVGMNDYLLKPVTFDQLRGKIHKWANRIYADLSVLDTSSLDKIRIFDDQHQTLLRSLYQIYSENTQDEIYKLRDLIQDGTEELIRKKAHMLKSSAAQLGAFRFEKFCILMEHEENLDSERAKKLFTGLSVEYEKSRMRFSEYCQNLSQISNVLM, from the coding sequence ATGTTTAGTCACTCACGGAAGAGTATCCTTAAGTTTCTGGCTCAAATCCAGCAATCCTCTCATGGCAACGGGCAGCCATCCGCCTATGAAAACGGTGCCAACACCGCCGCGGATATTCTGTCTAACTCATACGAACTTAATGCGCAGGAAGTTCTCAAAATGCAAAATCAAGACAGTGAAATTTCGGATCGCGAAGGCGGAGTGGATCTCTCTTTCTTCAAAGTCCTTGTTGCCGAAGACAATCTGATCAATCAAAAAATCGTTCAAAAGATGCTCCAAAAAATGGACGTGCGTTTTAAGATCGTCAATAACGGCACGGAGGTTCTCGAAGCGCTTCGCAATGATTACTTCGATATGGTTCTGATGGACTGCTACATGCCACAGATGTCAGGTTTTGAAGCCGCGGCCCTGATCCGCGCAAGTCAAGAGCGCTTTGCTTCGATTCCATTGATTGCTTGCTCAGCCGGGCTGATGGAGGATGATATCGTCACGAGCCGTGAAGTCGGAATGAATGACTATCTTCTAAAGCCAGTGACCTTTGATCAGCTGCGAGGAAAAATTCATAAGTGGGCAAATCGCATCTATGCGGACCTTTCAGTGCTGGATACGAGCTCGCTTGATAAAATCCGGATCTTCGATGATCAACATCAGACGTTGCTCAGATCTCTTTATCAAATCTATTCGGAAAACACGCAGGATGAGATCTATAAATTGCGCGATCTTATTCAAGACGGCACCGAAGAACTCATTCGTAAAAAAGCCCACATGCTAAAATCCAGCGCGGCACAGCTCGGAGCTTTCCGCTTTGAAAAGTTCTGCATTCTGATGGAGCATGAAGAGAATCTTGATAGCGAGCGTGCGAAAAAGCTCTTCACGGGCTTGAGTGTTGAGTATGAAAAGTCACGAATGCGCTTCTCCGAGTACTGTCAAAATCTTAGTCAAATTTCAAATGTGTTGATGTGA